CTTTATTTGAGAATAATAAAGAAGAAGATTTTGACATTCATATTATTGCTGGCGATTTATCCTTCTTGAATAAATCTATCATATCGGCTGTAGTAGAAAATAAATATGCTCAAAAATTACACTATTACTTAGTTGGAGATAGCTTGTTATCAAATTTTCCGATTTCTAATGGGCATATCTCTATCTCTACTTATTATCGTCTTTTTTTACCTTCTATTCTTCCTCAAAGTATATCAAAAATTATTTATCTCGATTGTGATTTACTTGTTTTAGGGTCGCTTAAGCCTTTGTGGGAGGAAAATGTAGATGGATTTGCAATTGGATGTGTTGAGGATATGTGGAGTGGGAAATCTGATAATTATACACGCCTTTGCTATGACTCATCATATTCTTATTTTAATGCAGGTGTACTTTTGATCAATTTGAGTTATTGGCGGCAATGTAACTTTGAAAAAAAGGCATTGGATTATATCCAAAAATATCCAGAGCGTTTGTTATTTAATGATCAAGATGTGCTTAATGCGCTCCTCTATAATCAGAAGAAAAATATATCTTTTAGATGGAATATGCAAGATGGTTTTTTTCGTCGAAAAAGAAGACTGCGAAAAGAATCTTGGAATGAATTAGATAGAGACTTGAAATCTCCGGTTATTATTCATTATACTGGAGCTAAAAAGCCTTGGCATTATAAGTCAATGCATCCTTATAAATCAATCTATTTTAGATATTTAGATTTAACCCAATGGTCTGGAGAACGTCCTAAAGTAAATTATCTTTTTTATTTTAATAGGCTTTTTAATGATGTAGTTAATTTTCTTGGATTATCTAAACCTAAATACAGAAGGGTCTAATGAAAAATTATGATTATTTGATTGTAGGCGCAGGTCTGTTTGGAGCTGTTTTTGCCAATAAAGCAATGGCGGCAGGGAAAAGATGTCTTATTATAGATAAACGTAAACATCTCGGAGGGAATATTTTTTGTGAGGAAATAGATGGCATTCGTGTGCACAAATATGGAGCTCATATCTTTCATACAAGTAATAAAGAAGTTTGGGAATATGTAAATCGATTTGTGGAATTCAATCGTTATACAAATTCTCCTTTGGCTAATTATAAGGGAGTACTTTATAATCTGCCCTTCAATATGAATACTTTTAATAAGCTTTGGGGGGTAAATACTCCTGCAGAGGCAAGAACTAAGTTGGAGGAACAAAGAGGCGAATATGCATCTATAGAGACTCCTCAGAATATGGAAGAACAGGCCTTGAAGCTTTGTGGAAGGGATATTTATGACATATTTATTAAAGGGTACACTGAGAAGCAATGGGGAAGACCTGCTACTGAACTGCCTGCTTTCATAATTAAAAGAATACCTTTTCGTTTCACGTATGATAATAATTATTTTAATGACGAATTTCAGGGAATACCTAAGGGAGGATATAATCTTTTAATAGAAAAATTGATAAAAGGGGCTGATATTCGTCTGAATACAGATTATTTTCAATCTCGTTATGAGCTAGACGCTTTGGCAGATAAAGTGCTCTATACAGGTTGTATTGATGAACTGTTTGATTTTGAATTAGGTTATTTGGAGTATCGTAGTCTTAGGTTTGAGCATGAACGTATGTCTATACCTGACTTTCAGGGAAATGCGGTTGTTAATTATACAGAGCGTTCTGTGCCTTACACTCGTATAATTGAGCATAAACATTTTGAATTTACTTCTCAACCTCATACTATTATCACACATGAATATCCACTAAATTTTGCTATTGGTTGTGAACCTTATTATCCAATAAATGATGCTTCAAATATGTTGTTGCTGCAAAAATATAAAGAGTTAGCAAACAAAAAAACTAATTTTTTATTTGGAGGAAGATTGGCTCAATATGCTTATTTTGACATGGATGATACTGTTGCTGCTGCTCTTGAGCTTGCGCGCATAAATTTTGATAAATAAATGCTGGCTATATGATTTGTTATTTGTCTAGAAATTATAAAGGAATAGATAACGCTGGAAATAAAGCGAAAACCGATATAGAAGAAATAATGGACGGGCTTTGTTTTAAAAATGTAGGTTTAAAACGAACGTTTTATACTAATAGTGTTGCTGCTTTCTTTTTTACATTTATGGGTATCTTGAAATTTCCTTTTAATATTCATAAAGGAGACGTGCTGATATTGCAATATCCGTTAAAAAAATATTATACATACGTTTGCCGATTAGCTCATATTAGAGGGTGTAAGGTGGTGACTGTTATACATGATTTAGGCAGTTTCCGGCGCAAGAGATTGACTACAGCTAAAGAAATTAATCGCTTAATGTGTTCAGACTATATAATCTCTCATAATGCTTATATGAAGCAATGGTTACAGGATAAAGGTTGTGATGTGCCGTTAGGAGAGTTAGAAATTTTTGATTATTTGTCTGAAAGTAATGTTGCAAAAAAAGAAATTGCTTTTCAATTACCTTGCAAAGTACTATATGTAGGGGCGCTTGCATCTAAGAAAAATAATTTTTTATATAAAATGGAGAATTACGTCAATTCATATAAGTTTGCTCTATATGGGAGTGGTTTTGAATTGGAATCCATAAAAGAGAAAGAGCGTTTTATTTATCGTGGATTTCTTCCTTTTGAAAAATTAATATCTACTGTTGATGGTGACTTTGGTTTAGTTTGGGATGGAGATTCTATAGAGGCTTGTACTGGAAATTTTGGCGAATATCTTAGATATAATAATCCCCATAAAACATCTCTTTATATTCGTTGTGGGCTTCCTGTTATTATTTGGGAGAAAGCTGCTATGGCTTCTTTTGTATCCAAACATAAGATAGGCTTTTGTATTGCGTCATTAGATCAGCTAGATAAGCTGCTAGCTTCTGTTAGTCAGGATGAATATGCTGAGATGAAAGCTAATGTTTTGCAGATAGGAGACCGTTTGTCTCAGGGCTTTTATTTTTCTAAAGCAATAAATAAAGCAATACAATCATTAAAATGATTGCTTTGTTCTAGCTTATTTAATTAAAAAGTAAATTAGGAATGACAGTATTACTAAATCCATCTTTTAATCATTTACGTAAAAGTATAGAATCTATCCCAGAACGTTTTGAGAATGAAGGGAAGATTATCTATCGAGGTAGGAATTTAATAAAAGTAATGTCGATTGAAGGGGTTGATATAAACGTGAAACGATACGCTATTCCAATGCTTTTTAATCGAATTATTTATTCTTTTTTTAGATCTCCTAAAGGCCGAAGAGCATTTGATTACCCTAAATTGCTTTTAGAGAAAGGCTTTCAAACGCCAATGCCGATAGCATATATTGAGAAAAGAAGATATGGTTTAATTCAACATTCTTATTTTATAAGTTTGCAATGCCCATATAAACGAAACTTTTATGAGTTTGGTGATGCTGATATTACAGAATGTACTGAAGTTGTGAAAGCGTTTGCACATTACACTGCTTGCCTTCACGAAGCTGGAATTCTTCATCGTGATTATTCTCCTGGTAATATTTTGTTTGACAAGGTAGAGGGCAAGTATCAGTTTTCTTTAGTTGATATTAATAGAATGAGTTTTGGCAAAGTTAGCATAAAGAATGGCTGTGCTAATTTTGCGAGATTGTGGGGGCAAATTCCTTTCTTTAAATATATAGCAAAAGAGTACGCAATAGCGCGTGGTGCTGATGAAGTTTTATGCTCTAAGTGGATTTTGGCTTATCGGAAAAAATTTTGGAAGAGATTTGCTAGAAGGCATGTGGTGAAGTATAACTTAAAGATCGAATGATTCTTTAGTGATGGCAGTATTTATTTCGTGTAAGATTTAATAAAACTAAATGCCTCCTGTATTCTTGATCATGAGTAAAATTCTGGGAAGTTGAAAAGCTAAATACGTTGTATTTGTTTTTGTTATATTATTGTTAATAGAGGTTGTATACATGTTAAGAATGTTTTTTTATACATATCTTTGATGTCTGTATACAATAACAATAATGTAAGGCAAAATGAGAAGTGCAGAAAAAATGAGATATAAGGTGCGACCGGAGTTAAAATCTTCTGCATTATTGAAGAAACTTACATGTTTGTTTGTAAAAGATAATATTTTAACGAATAAACATATTCTACTTCTCAGTTCAGTTTCTCCAGTAGATTTAAACACTTAAACATAAGTTTTTCGTGTTCTGATTCTCTATTGAAGAGAAGGAGAAGGTTTTGTTCTATAATTTAAATTTATGCGCATAGTACTATTCTGTGAAAATAAATATGCTATTGATATAGTATATCCTATACATCAAGAAGCATCTCACTCTCAAGAGAATAATTTATTATGGTACGTAGATAACCGTAAGATTCCAAATTTCCCTTTCTCTGAAAGTGTTAAATATACGAATTCTATTCAGGATATATTTGATTTCTCTCCAGAAGTTATTTTTGTTCCTGGAAATATTGTTCCTTATTATTTGCCTGGAGTTAAAGTTCAAATTTTTCATGGTTATGCAGCAGAGAAGAAGGATCATTGGATTATTCGACGTTATTTTGATACGTATTTTACTCAAGGTCCATTTTTCACCAAAGGGTTCTCTGCTTTAGCTAAAAAATATAAAGATTTTGAAGTCGTAGAGACAGGATGGACAAAACAAGATTGGATAAAGGAGCATTTGCATGCTTTTGATGAGGAAAGAGAGTTAATCTTATCTCAGCACCAAAGGAAACAAATAGTGTTATATGCACCGACGTTCTCTCCTTCTTTAACTTCCTTGCCTCACATGAAGGAGGCACTTATTCGTTTGGTTAGAGAGAAGGATATTGTAGTATTACTTAAGTTTCATCCGTTGACCAAACAAGAATGGGTTGAAGAATATAAATTATTGGCTGAGCAGGAGGAACATATTGTTTGGATTGATGATTTTAACGTAACAAAGTATCAATTAATCTCCGATGTGATGATTAGTGATACTTCTTCTACTGTGTACGAATTCT
This is a stretch of genomic DNA from uncultured Bacteroides sp.. It encodes these proteins:
- a CDS encoding lipopolysaccharide kinase InaA family protein; this encodes MTVLLNPSFNHLRKSIESIPERFENEGKIIYRGRNLIKVMSIEGVDINVKRYAIPMLFNRIIYSFFRSPKGRRAFDYPKLLLEKGFQTPMPIAYIEKRRYGLIQHSYFISLQCPYKRNFYEFGDADITECTEVVKAFAHYTACLHEAGILHRDYSPGNILFDKVEGKYQFSLVDINRMSFGKVSIKNGCANFARLWGQIPFFKYIAKEYAIARGADEVLCSKWILAYRKKFWKRFARRHVVKYNLKIE
- a CDS encoding CDP-glycerol glycerophosphotransferase family protein, which translates into the protein MRIVLFCENKYAIDIVYPIHQEASHSQENNLLWYVDNRKIPNFPFSESVKYTNSIQDIFDFSPEVIFVPGNIVPYYLPGVKVQIFHGYAAEKKDHWIIRRYFDTYFTQGPFFTKGFSALAKKYKDFEVVETGWTKQDWIKEHLHAFDEERELILSQHQRKQIVLYAPTFSPSLTSLPHMKEALIRLVREKDIVVLLKFHPLTKQEWVEEYKLLAEQEEHIVWIDDFNVTKYQLISDVMISDTSSTVYEFLLLNKPVVTFRTISKDIYWTNIVEVDQLSDAFENVQHDKDAIKKRQWIVENYDPYLDGKVCKRMLEAAADYIHRHGVPKERKLNLWRKYTSIKKFGRIKR
- a CDS encoding galactofuranosyltransferase, producing MICYLSRNYKGIDNAGNKAKTDIEEIMDGLCFKNVGLKRTFYTNSVAAFFFTFMGILKFPFNIHKGDVLILQYPLKKYYTYVCRLAHIRGCKVVTVIHDLGSFRRKRLTTAKEINRLMCSDYIISHNAYMKQWLQDKGCDVPLGELEIFDYLSESNVAKKEIAFQLPCKVLYVGALASKKNNFLYKMENYVNSYKFALYGSGFELESIKEKERFIYRGFLPFEKLISTVDGDFGLVWDGDSIEACTGNFGEYLRYNNPHKTSLYIRCGLPVIIWEKAAMASFVSKHKIGFCIASLDQLDKLLASVSQDEYAEMKANVLQIGDRLSQGFYFSKAINKAIQSLK
- a CDS encoding glycosyltransferase family 8 protein, whose translation is MDVVCNIDDNYTKYCVVMLTSLFENNKEEDFDIHIIAGDLSFLNKSIISAVVENKYAQKLHYYLVGDSLLSNFPISNGHISISTYYRLFLPSILPQSISKIIYLDCDLLVLGSLKPLWEENVDGFAIGCVEDMWSGKSDNYTRLCYDSSYSYFNAGVLLINLSYWRQCNFEKKALDYIQKYPERLLFNDQDVLNALLYNQKKNISFRWNMQDGFFRRKRRLRKESWNELDRDLKSPVIIHYTGAKKPWHYKSMHPYKSIYFRYLDLTQWSGERPKVNYLFYFNRLFNDVVNFLGLSKPKYRRV
- the glf gene encoding UDP-galactopyranose mutase gives rise to the protein MKNYDYLIVGAGLFGAVFANKAMAAGKRCLIIDKRKHLGGNIFCEEIDGIRVHKYGAHIFHTSNKEVWEYVNRFVEFNRYTNSPLANYKGVLYNLPFNMNTFNKLWGVNTPAEARTKLEEQRGEYASIETPQNMEEQALKLCGRDIYDIFIKGYTEKQWGRPATELPAFIIKRIPFRFTYDNNYFNDEFQGIPKGGYNLLIEKLIKGADIRLNTDYFQSRYELDALADKVLYTGCIDELFDFELGYLEYRSLRFEHERMSIPDFQGNAVVNYTERSVPYTRIIEHKHFEFTSQPHTIITHEYPLNFAIGCEPYYPINDASNMLLLQKYKELANKKTNFLFGGRLAQYAYFDMDDTVAAALELARINFDK